From the genome of Leptodactylus fuscus isolate aLepFus1 chromosome 1, aLepFus1.hap2, whole genome shotgun sequence, one region includes:
- the LOC142188311 gene encoding uncharacterized protein LOC142188311, producing MERDRNKMAESLLNLTLEIIYQLTGEDYTVVKKTSSGCCQTLVFDGWRGTLSPIPGPPPHPLKHEEINGEKILELTNKMLELLTGEVTLLGMLGHYTVTGGVGVMTVSLCCQVPIRCQDVAVYFSMDEWEYLEGHKDLYKEVMMEDHQPLTSAGNRQDYIHMDFHYLYVQNEFSPCLCILQVDPLSYHSKNLKNITVMTRTLKEDPYLFFDTSSVTWLIRAVPGIGYISSIVKRETKD from the exons atggaaagagacaggaacaagatggcggaaagtctattaaatctcaccctagagatcatctaccagcttactggagag gattacacagtagtgaagaagacctctagtgggtgctgtcagacccttgtatttgatggatggagaggaaccctgagcccaatcccggggcctccacctcaccccttgaaacatgaggagatcaatggagagaagatcctagaactcaccaacaagatgctggagctgctgactggagaggtgacactgctgggaatgctgggacattatacagtaactggaggggtcggggtgatgactgtatcattgtgttgtcaggttcctataaggtgtcaggatgtcgctgtctatttctccatggatgagtgggagtatttagaaggacacaaggatctgtacaaggaggtgatgatggaggaccaccagcccctcacatcagcaggtaatagacaggactatatacacatggacttccattatttgtatgtacagaatgaattcagtccctgccTGTGtatcctacaggtagatcca CTTTCCTATCACAGTAAAAATCTGAAGAATATTACGGTTATGACCAGAACATTAAaggaagatccctat CTTTTCTTCGACACTTCCTCAGTGACTTGGTTGATCAG GGCTGTCCCCGGTATCGGCTATATCTCGAGCATTGTAAAACGTGAAACTAAAGACTAA